In a genomic window of Seriola aureovittata isolate HTS-2021-v1 ecotype China chromosome 11, ASM2101889v1, whole genome shotgun sequence:
- the morc3a gene encoding MORC family CW-type zinc finger protein 3a has translation MATAQTDRGVPLSTLCPKFLHTNSTSHTGPFSAIAELIDNAYDPDVSAKQFWIDKTVVKQEQCLSFMDNGNGLDHEAMHKMLSFGYSDKTAVNGQAPIGIYGNGFKSGSMRLGKDVIVFSKSNSTSCVGMLSQTYLKKIDAKQIIVPIVCFEPTKTGKLSVKEEHKTCLQDILLHSPFKSQAELLTELDAITPPWSTGKTGTRIIIWNLRRTSTDALEFDFAKDQYDIRIPSDIYEAMSDTTQQVTSYIPQSVYSLRAYCSVLYLKPRMQIIIRGQKVKSQLIAKSLASVRKDHYKPIFLTKRVPIIFGYNTKSKDHYGIMMYHKNRLIKAYERVGCQLKANFQGVGVIGIIECDFLDPTHNKQSFNETDKYRKTMNSLGIKLEEYWKEIRYRWSKENPNSTTPVEDAMKRPDQNWVQCDDCLRWRKLPDGIDCRKLPNKWFCRMNPDPQFRSCQVEEEPEDSDDERPSYCKTYKQQEKEDKKQQKKKKEKDEEDRRRQEEQRLANLARQNELLKRNQEDLKRRLHQTTVHVNSPATVHSPTTPTTPRSRLNTESRQGGAARAESSPLRSSTISQAACSPSSSNGLPVISNVCSLAAGPVRGKRTQPATPQRTPKRPRVNGFRRHVSDAPSSVDVSPLRSPSHQPVPVVDGDDDDTDDDIVILENASTPKPKKPSFDVTKVKKEKEPSDAAMDVATAGPSNTGSAAVGTSPSPAPPPEMTNTTTQTEVHKVKEEEESQNEAEGREDTEQSTSNTNGNKQSSHADIGVCDVEQRVIKQESEGDTQNGTLQKGMRRHLESDEAAGPSRVDASDRQYSPHHHPSITEVQEQQDQLLELMQATAQERDQFKEQVDKLTCQLQDMQSRLSQVNVKKECSHQANQVEETEETQGGNDYKSLFEKAKQKVDELIKDKDALLAAAETKHFNGHGLENDLDDIALQVDCLIREVDQRNKENDELRSQLDSLTEEKANLAAQCEELRLSLEQQREDAQEGGAAAQATSDSSVQTDPEEAEGTAASGAESSSDTFRSLIELRQNIGRLLITYVPALDLGQVNYECNVVDEILEQVLSTMEYVEAERRGDEARN, from the exons ATGGCGACGGCACAAACAGACCGCGGTGTTCCTCTTAGTACG CTCTGTCCCAAGTTTCTTCATACCAACTCCACCAGCCACACCGGGCCCTTTAGCGCCATAGCTGAGCTCATAG acAATGCCTACGATCCAGATGTCAGTGCCAAACAGTTCTGGATTGATAAGACTGTGGTCAAACAAGAACAGTGTCTCAGCTTTATGGATAATGGAAATGGACTGGACCATGAAGCTATGCACAAGATGCTCAG TTTTGGGTACAGTGATAAGACTGCTGTCAATGGTCAAGCACCAATAGGAATCTATGGCAACGGCTTCAAGTCTGGATCCATGCGTCTTGGGAAAGATGTCATCGTCTTTTCCAAGTCGAACAGCACTTCATGTGTGGGGATGCTCTCTCAGACCTACCTGAAAAAAATCGACGCTAAGCAAATAATTGTACCAATTGTCTGCTTTGAACCTACAAAAACAGGAAAGT TGTCTGTAAAAGAGGAGCACAAAACCTGTCTGCAGGACATCCTCCTACATTCCCCTTTCAAATCACAGGCGGAGCTTCTCACTGAGCTCGATGCCATTACCCCCCCCTGGTCCACAGGAAAGACTGGCACGCGGATCATAATCTGGAATCTCCGCAG GACATCTACAGATGCACTAGAGTTTGATTTTGCGAAGGACCAATATGATATTCGAATTCCATCCGATATCTACGAAGCAATGAGTGACACTACTCAACAGGTCACGTCATACATCCCTCAGAGTGTTTACTCACTGCGG GCATATTGCAGTGTTCTGTACCTGAAGCCGCGGATGCAGATCATCATACGTGGTCAAAAAGTGAAATCGCAGCTCATTGCTAAGAGTCTGGCCTCCGTCAGAAAGGACCACTACAAGCCCATTTTCCTG ACCAAACGCGTTCCTATCATTTTCGGGTATAACACCAAAAGCAAAGATCACTATGGCATTATGATGTATCACAAGAATCGGCTCATCAAAGCCTACGAACGTGTGGGCTGCCAGCTTAAG GCCAACTTCCAAGGGGTTGGGGTCATTGGGATAATAGAATGTGACTTTTTGGATCCTACCCACAACAAACAGAGCTTTAATGAGACAGATAAGTACAG GAAAACCATGAACAGTTTGGGGATCAAACTGGAGGAGTACTGGAAAGAAATCCGCTACAGGTGGAGCAAAGAAAATCCAAACAGCACCACACCAGTGGAAGATGCCAT gAAGCGACCAGATCAAAACTGGGTGCAGTGTGATGACTGTTTGCGCTGGCGTAAACTCCCCGATGGGATCGACTGCAGAAAGCTGCCAAATAAATGGTTCTGTCGGATGAACCCTGATCCTCAGTTCAG GAGCTGCCAAGTAGAGGAGGAGCCCGAGGACTCTGACGATGAACGACCTTCATACTGCAAGACCTATAAACAACA agagaaggaggataaaaaacagcaaaagaagaaaaaagaaaaa GATGAGGAGGATCGAAGGCGTCAGGAAGAGCAGCGTCTGGCAAATCTTGCCAGGCAAAATGAGCTTCTTAAACGGAATCAGGAAGACCTGAAACGGCGGCTGCATCAAACA ACTGTCCACGTCAACTCTCCCGCCACTGTccactcccccaccactcccaCTACCCCAAGGAGTAGGTTAAACACTGAGTCCCGACAAGGGGGTGCAGCAAGGGCTGAATCCTCTCCACTGAGGTCCTCCACCATTTCACAAGCTG CTTGCAGCCCCTCCAGTAGCAATGGTCTTCCAGTCATTTCTAATGTATGCTCTCTGGCAGCTGGCCCCGTGAG GGGGAAAAGAACACAGCCTGCTACCCCACAAAGAACGCCCAAAAGACCTCGAGTAAACGGCTTCCGCAGGCACGTCTCAGATGCACCCTCATCAGTGGATGTGAGCCCGCTTCGCTCCCCATCGCACCAACCAGTGCCTGTAGTTGATGGTGATGACGATGATACTGATGATGACATTGTCATCTTGGAGAATGCCAGTACGCCCAAGCCAAAAAAGCCAAGCTTTGATGTGACTAaagtgaagaaagagaaagaaccAAGTGATGCTGCAATGGACGTCGCCACAGCAGGACCAAGCAATACAGGGTCAGCAGCTGTGGGAACCAGTCCATCCCCAGCACCTCCTCCAGAGATGACCAACACCACCACCCAAACGGAAGTACACaaagtgaaggaggaagaggagagccaAAATGAAGCAGAAGGGAGGGAGGATACAGAGCAGAGCACGTCTAACACGAATGGTAACAAACAGAGTTCACATGCGGACATTGGTGTCTGCGACGTCGAGCAAAGAGTAATTAAGCAGGAGAGCGAGGGAGACACTCAAAATGGCACATTGCAGAAGGGAATGAGACGTCATCTGGAAAGTGACGAAGCTGCAGGACCGTCCCGAGTAGATGCCTCTGATAGACAATACTCTCCACATCACCACCCAAGTATTACTGAGGTACAGGAACAGCAAGACCAGCTCCTGGAGCTCATGCAGGCGACAGCTCAGGAGAGAGACCAGTTTAAAGAGCAGGTCGACAAACTCACCTGTCAGCTGCAAGACATGCAAAGCAGACTGTCTCAGGTTAATGTAAAGAAGGAGTGCTCTCACCAGGCCAACCAGGTGGAGGAGACGGAGGAAACACAGGGGGGGAATGACTACAAAAGTCTGTTTGAGAAGGCCAAACAGAAGGTCGATGAATTGATTAAGGACAAAGATGCTTTACTGGCAGCTGCTGAGACCAAGCACTTTAATGGTCATGGTTTGGAAAACGACCTTGATGATATTGCGCTGCAAGTTGACTGTTTGATCCGGGAAGTGGATCAAAGAAACAAGGAGAACGATGAACTGCGCTCACAG TTGGACAGTCTGACAGAGGAAAAGGCGAACCTTGCAGCCCAGTGTGAAGAGCTCAGGTTGAGcctggagcagcagagggaagatGCGCAAGAAGGAGGCGCAGCTGCACAAGCAACATCTGACTCTTCTGTACAAACAGAcccagaggaggcagaggggaCAGCAGCATCTGGCGCAGAGTCGAGCTCAGATACATTCAGAAG TTTGATTGAGCTTCGACAGAACATTGGTCGCCTTCTTATCACCTACGTGCCTGCTCTGGACCTGGGCCAAGTGAATTATGAATGTAATGTAGTCGATGAGATCCTAGAACAGGTTCTCTCTACTATGGAGTATGTCGAAGCCGAGCGGCGGGGGGACGAAgcaagaaattaa